Proteins found in one Pyrus communis chromosome 15, drPyrComm1.1, whole genome shotgun sequence genomic segment:
- the LOC137717582 gene encoding U-box domain-containing protein 4-like has product MAMENPPNFKYMGRNFSDMSNGDNSSAFSECNSDRSEEFPTTSSQSRRLLIACASDNSDDLIQQLVAVLEDGSIEEQKQAAMEIRLLAKNKSENRLKIARNGAIKPLISLLSSTDLQLQEYGVTAILNLSLCDENKDLIASSGAIKPLVRSLKTGTATAKENAACALLRLSQIEENKVAIGRSGAIPLLVNLLECGGFRGKKDASTALYSLCSVKENKIRAVKSGIMKPLVELMADFGSNMVDKSAYVLSVLVTVSEARAALVEEGGIPVLVEIIEVGSQRQKEISVAILLQICEHSEVHRNMVAREGAIPPLVALSQSGTNRAKQKAETLTELLRQPRSGNFAARASDVSL; this is encoded by the exons ATGGCGATGGAAAATCCCCCGAATTTCAAATACATGGGGAGGAACTTCAGTGATATGAGTAACGGCGACAACTCTTCTGCTTTCAGCGAGTGTAACAGCGACCGATCCGAAGAGTTTCCGACGACGTCGTCTCAGAGCCGGCGGCTTCTGATTGCCTGCGCTTCCGACAACTCCGACGATCTGATTCAACAGCTCGTGGCCGTCCTCGAAGACGGTTCGATTGAGGAGCAGAAGCAGGCGGCGATGGAGATCAGGCTCCTCGCCAAGAACAAGTCCGAAAATCGGCTCAAAATCGCCCGAAACGGCGCGATTAAGCCGTTGATTTCGCTCCTATCGTCGACCGATCTCCAGCTCCAGGAGTACGGTGTCACCGCGATACTCAACCTTTCGCTGTGCGACGAGAACAAGGACCTCATCGCTTCGTCGGGAGCGATCAAGCCGCTTGTCCGGTCGCTCAAGACGGGGACCGCCACGGCGAAAGAGAACGCCGCCTGCGCTCTGCTCCGCCTCTCGCAAATCGAAGAGAACAAAGTCGCAATTGGACGGTCGGGTGCGATTCCGCTGCTGGTGAACCTTCTGGAGTGCGGTGGTTTTCGTGGGAAGAAGGACGCGTCGACGGCTCTGTACTCGCTCTGCTCAGTCAAAGAGAACAAGATTAGAGCCGTCAAGTCGGGAATCATGAAGCCGCTGGTGGAATTGATGGCGGACTTCGGTTCGAACATGGTGGACAAGTCGGCGTACGTGCTGAGCGTCCTCGTAACGGTATCGGAGGCCCGCGCTGCGTTGGTGGAGGAAGGCGGGATTCCGGTGCTGGTGGAGATCATAGAGGTGGGGTCGCAGCGGCAGAAGGAGATATCGGTTGCGATTTTGTTGCAGATTTGCGAGCACAGTGAAGTCCACCGTAATATGGTGGCCCGCGAAGGAGCGATTCCTCCCCTCGTCGCTTTGTCTCAGTCCGGCACCAATCGCGCCAAGCAAAAG GCGGAGACATTGACAGAGCTTCTCCGGCAACCGAGATCCGGCAACTTCGCTGCACGAGCGTCCGACGTGTCATTATAA
- the LOC137717914 gene encoding strigolactone esterase RMS3-like — MVSTTILDALNVRVVGSGDKYVVFAHGFGTDQSAWQRVLQYFTPYYRVILYDLVCAGSVNPDYFDFRRYTTLDAYVDDLLNILHALGVNRCAYVGHSVSAMIGILASIRRPELFSKLVLIGASPRFLNDRDYHGGFEQEEIEKVFSAMEANYEAWVQGFAPLAVGADVPTAVREFSRTLFNMRPDISLFVSRAVFNSDLRGVLGLVRVPCWIIQTAKDVSVPASVANYLRDHLGGRNTVVILETEGHLPHLSAPGLLARKLRHALAS, encoded by the exons ATGGTCAGCACCACCATCCTCGACGCTCTCAACGTCCGCGTCGTTGGCTCCGGCGATAAGTACGTCGTCTTCGCCCACGGCTTCGGCACCGACCAGTCCGCCTGGCAGCGCGTTCTCCAGTACTTCACGCCATACTACCGCGTCATTCTCTACGACCTCGTCTGCGCCGGCAGCGTCAACCCGGACTACTTCGACTTCCGCCGCTACACCACCCTCGACGCCTACGTCGACGACCTCCTCAACATTCTCCACGCCCTCGGCGTCAACCGCTGCGCCTATGTTGGCCACTCCGTCTCTGCCATGATCGGCATCCTCGCTTCCATCCGCCGCCCCGAACTCTTCTCCAAGCTCGTACTCATCGGCGCTTCCCCGAG gTTTCTGAACGATCGAGATTACCATGGAGGATTCGAGCAGGAGGAGATTGAGAAGGTGTTTTCGGCAATGGAGGCCAATTACGAGGCATGGGTCCAAGGCTTTGCGCCGCTGGCCGTTGGGGCCGACGTCCCGACAGCGGTCCGAGAATTCAGCCGTACCCTGTTCAACATGCGACCCGACATCTCGCTTTTCGTGTCTCGGGCCGTGTTCAACAGCGATTTGAGGGGGGTTTTGGGGCTGGTCCGAGTGCCGTGCTGGATAATCCAGACGGCGAAGGACGTGTCCGTGCCGGCGTCGGTGGCGAACTACCTGAGGGATCACCTGGGCGGTCGGAACACGGTGGTGATTCTGGAGACGGAAGGGCACTTGCCCCATCTGAGCGCCCCGGGTTTGCTGGCACGGAAGCTTCGCCACGCCCTTGCGTCGTAG